Proteins encoded within one genomic window of Deltaproteobacteria bacterium:
- a CDS encoding ABC transporter substrate-binding protein, translating to MTDFSSSTVVAVPLLSHTLPLRRGRVRVGVFKATAAILITLAAISLFNKNAAAQSATLRVIFYPPWNISKLPMYMARDAGIFERNGLKITWTNPGSNEKLLAALKNGAADIAVVSANHVAQNNASGGPTMLLVGNTGYNYSAFFADSTIKSAADLKGKKIGTGEPGSTPDQLTRLALRKLGIDAGKDVTLIPFDEGRNTDRVKALLGGTVAGMMITAETMYDLEKTGEIKKLNRLTDHKQLKIYAGGGADYAISATLLKNRRDDAKRFMSAICEGIALTRKEKAKALEFVAKTGRNMDAAGIEYLYRLYTADVIPARPHLKPEGIELAIQMTSAMFPSSRNLNATELTDATLVPELENEGRCNF from the coding sequence ATGACGGATTTTTCCAGTTCAACTGTTGTAGCCGTCCCCCTCCTTTCTCACACCCTCCCCCTAAGACGGGGGAGGGTAAGGGTAGGGGTGTTCAAAGCCACCGCGGCAATTCTGATCACACTCGCGGCAATTTCATTATTCAACAAAAACGCCGCAGCCCAATCCGCAACCCTCCGCGTAATCTTTTACCCGCCTTGGAACATCAGCAAGCTACCCATGTACATGGCGCGCGACGCCGGAATCTTCGAACGCAATGGCTTAAAAATAACCTGGACCAATCCCGGCTCCAACGAAAAACTGTTAGCCGCGCTGAAAAACGGCGCTGCCGACATCGCCGTCGTTAGCGCCAACCACGTCGCCCAGAACAACGCATCCGGCGGCCCGACAATGTTGCTGGTCGGCAACACCGGTTATAATTACTCAGCATTTTTCGCCGACTCAACGATCAAGAGCGCCGCCGATCTCAAAGGTAAAAAGATCGGCACCGGCGAGCCCGGCAGCACGCCGGATCAGCTCACACGTCTGGCGCTGCGCAAGCTCGGCATCGATGCCGGCAAAGACGTGACGCTGATTCCCTTCGACGAAGGCAGAAACACCGACCGGGTGAAAGCTCTGCTCGGTGGTACGGTGGCGGGAATGATGATTACCGCGGAGACAATGTACGATCTGGAAAAAACCGGCGAGATCAAAAAGCTCAACCGCCTCACCGACCACAAGCAGCTCAAAATATACGCCGGCGGCGGCGCCGACTACGCGATCTCCGCCACACTGTTAAAAAATCGCCGGGACGATGCGAAAAGATTCATGAGCGCGATTTGCGAAGGCATCGCGCTCACGCGCAAAGAAAAAGCCAAAGCACTAGAATTCGTCGCAAAGACGGGCCGAAACATGGACGCCGCCGGCATTGAATATCTCTACCGGCTCTACACCGCCGACGTGATTCCCGCGCGGCCGCATTTGAAACCGGAAGGCATCGAGCTGGCGATTCAGATGACCTCGGCCATGTTTCCGAGCAGCCGAAACTTGAACGCGACGGAGCTAACCGATGCGACGTTAGTCCCCGAGTTGGAAAATGAAGGCCGCTGTAATTTTTAG
- a CDS encoding two pore domain potassium channel family protein — MIMVFGLIYWLAGIGMGWRLQAGNVAVKPDLNGLGTAMYFSFVTALSIGYGDVIPTGALRIFAIVEGAAGLLIFGCVISKLVSRRQEELTEQIHRTTFEDRLNRVRTNLHLVFSDLGVVQQLQAEQGVLPDLVLRRLESTVRMFRGELQAVHDLLYRCQVMPDEEMMESLLSNLIICLQALVEVGAALPDTRSAMLDSALRSISQLANEICGECVPRQYAPGLKETMDQIQELARRIG; from the coding sequence ATGATCATGGTATTCGGTTTGATTTACTGGCTTGCCGGCATCGGCATGGGCTGGAGACTTCAAGCTGGCAACGTTGCGGTCAAACCGGATCTCAATGGTCTCGGCACGGCGATGTATTTCAGTTTCGTCACGGCGTTGTCGATCGGTTATGGCGATGTGATTCCCACCGGCGCGCTGCGCATCTTCGCGATCGTCGAAGGCGCCGCAGGCTTGCTGATTTTCGGCTGCGTCATTTCCAAATTGGTTTCCCGCCGCCAAGAGGAGCTGACCGAGCAGATTCACCGCACGACTTTCGAAGACCGCTTGAACCGCGTGCGTACCAATTTACATTTGGTCTTCTCCGATCTCGGCGTGGTGCAGCAACTACAAGCCGAGCAGGGCGTGTTACCGGATTTGGTTTTGCGTCGCTTGGAAAGCACCGTGCGAATGTTTCGCGGCGAGTTACAGGCGGTGCACGATCTGCTCTATCGTTGCCAGGTGATGCCGGATGAAGAGATGATGGAGTCGCTGCTCTCCAATCTGATCATTTGCTTGCAGGCGTTGGTTGAAGTGGGCGCGGCCTTGCCTGACACGCGCTCGGCCATGCTCGATTCCGCTCTGCGCTCGATCAGCCAGCTGGCCAACGAAATCTGCGGCGAGTGCGTGCCGCGCCAATATGCGCCGGGGTTGAAAGAGACCATGGATCAGATTCAAGAACTGGCGCGGCGCATTGGATGA
- a CDS encoding rhodanese-like domain-containing protein, with amino-acid sequence MAKPQIQEPIHEYSTISREEILARLQDRALALVNVMPVDSFRAGHIPGSINLPLADIELKAPRLLSNLALEVAIHCAGPT; translated from the coding sequence ATGGCGAAGCCGCAAATTCAAGAACCGATTCACGAGTATTCGACGATCTCGCGCGAGGAAATACTTGCGCGCTTGCAGGATCGCGCCTTGGCGCTGGTCAATGTCATGCCGGTGGATTCGTTCAGAGCCGGCCATATTCCCGGTTCCATCAATCTGCCGCTTGCCGACATCGAGCTTAAAGCGCCGCGGCTGCTTTCCAATTTGGCGCTGGAGGTTGCGATTCATTGCGCCGGTCCGACCTGA
- a CDS encoding 5-methyltetrahydropteroyltriglutamate--homocysteine S-methyltransferase, whose translation MAEKKAPPFRADHVGSLLRPAALLEARDQRERGEIDDAALRAVEDLCIRDVIKMQEDIGLQAVTDGEYRRKLWNVDFVRKFEGVLVKEGLAEEAGKSFQGGDANLQRSPTRFEVTGKLNRVREHEVENFKFTQSATKVTAKLSIPSPSVLHFRGGRGGVSAAAYPEMGQFFIDLARVYREEIQALAAAGCTYLQIDDTNLAYLCDPKMREGAKKIGEDPDQLPSLYAHLINDCIKDRPANMLVYTHLCRGNFASAWVAEGGYDPVAEVLFNELKVDGYFLEFDSPRAGNFAPLRYLPKGKRIMLGLVTTKTGALENADDLKRRIDEAAKVAPLDQIGIAPQCGFSSTVLGNKLTVADQIAKLTLIVNVARDVWGSV comes from the coding sequence ATGGCGGAGAAGAAAGCCCCACCGTTTCGCGCCGATCATGTCGGTAGCTTGCTGCGGCCCGCAGCGTTATTGGAGGCGCGGGATCAGCGCGAGCGCGGCGAGATCGACGATGCTGCCCTGCGCGCCGTGGAGGATCTCTGCATTCGCGATGTTATCAAGATGCAGGAAGATATCGGCCTTCAAGCGGTCACCGACGGCGAGTATCGGCGTAAACTGTGGAACGTCGATTTCGTTCGCAAGTTTGAGGGTGTGTTGGTCAAAGAAGGTTTGGCCGAGGAGGCGGGTAAATCGTTTCAAGGCGGCGACGCCAACTTGCAGCGCTCGCCGACCCGCTTTGAAGTCACCGGTAAATTGAACCGCGTGCGTGAGCACGAGGTGGAGAATTTTAAATTCACTCAGTCGGCGACCAAAGTCACGGCGAAGTTGTCGATCCCGTCGCCTTCGGTGCTGCATTTTCGCGGCGGGCGCGGCGGCGTGAGCGCCGCGGCGTATCCGGAGATGGGACAGTTCTTCATTGACCTGGCGCGGGTTTATCGCGAGGAGATCCAAGCCCTGGCGGCGGCCGGCTGCACCTACTTGCAGATCGACGACACCAACCTGGCGTATCTGTGCGATCCCAAGATGCGCGAGGGCGCCAAGAAAATCGGTGAAGATCCGGACCAGCTGCCGTCGCTCTACGCCCATCTGATCAATGACTGCATCAAGGACCGCCCTGCCAACATGCTGGTCTATACGCATCTGTGCCGTGGCAACTTCGCCAGCGCATGGGTAGCCGAAGGCGGCTACGATCCGGTTGCGGAAGTATTGTTCAACGAGTTGAAGGTCGACGGCTACTTCCTCGAATTCGATTCGCCGCGCGCCGGCAACTTCGCGCCGCTGCGCTACCTGCCCAAGGGCAAGCGTATCATGCTCGGCTTGGTGACGACCAAAACCGGTGCGTTGGAAAATGCCGACGACCTCAAGCGGCGCATCGACGAAGCGGCCAAAGTCGCGCCCCTCGACCAGATCGGCATTGCGCCGCAGTGCGGATTCTCCAGTACGGTGTTGGGCAACAAGCTGACCGTGGCGGATCAAATCGCCAAGTTGACGCTCATCGTCAACGTTGCGCGAGATGTGTGGGGGAGTGTGTAA
- a CDS encoding alpha/beta hydrolase, protein MRTELIRIDTPTHPLDGAYYTPDGPSKGAAMYCHGNQMNFYVCAARFLAPHITALGYEYLAFNRRGHDSVSTFDSRECVGGAYQTVAEGVEDNAVVAKYLASKGFANPIVIGHSNGGVLASEHVAHHPETKALILLSAHTGGNRMVHQRAARNFSLAGDVENQRKDAEALIAAGKPRQLMLIPALWWVISARTFLDRLTNAPDLLENAQKITCPVLFIRGDQEPKENYPAEAFAKNCPGPCEVAIVPNCDHFYVGAEEKVSKIVTEWLKKTLE, encoded by the coding sequence ATGCGCACCGAACTTATCAGAATCGACACGCCAACGCACCCGCTCGACGGCGCCTACTACACGCCCGACGGGCCGAGCAAAGGCGCGGCGATGTATTGCCACGGCAACCAGATGAACTTCTACGTCTGCGCCGCGCGCTTCCTCGCGCCGCACATCACCGCGTTGGGTTACGAATATCTCGCCTTCAATCGGCGCGGCCACGACTCGGTGAGCACTTTCGACAGCCGCGAATGCGTCGGCGGTGCCTACCAAACCGTCGCCGAAGGCGTCGAAGACAACGCGGTGGTGGCGAAATACTTAGCGAGCAAAGGATTCGCCAATCCGATCGTCATCGGCCACAGCAACGGCGGCGTGCTCGCCAGTGAACATGTAGCGCATCATCCAGAAACCAAAGCGTTAATATTGTTATCCGCCCACACCGGCGGCAACCGTATGGTCCACCAGCGCGCCGCGCGCAACTTTTCACTCGCCGGCGATGTTGAGAATCAGAGAAAGGACGCCGAGGCACTCATCGCCGCGGGCAAACCCAGACAGCTCATGCTGATCCCCGCCTTGTGGTGGGTGATCTCGGCAAGAACATTTCTCGACCGCCTGACCAACGCCCCCGACCTGCTAGAGAACGCCCAGAAAATCACCTGCCCGGTCCTCTTCATCCGCGGCGACCAAGAGCCAAAAGAAAACTACCCGGCCGAAGCTTTCGCGAAAAATTGCCCCGGCCCCTGTGAAGTCGCGATCGTGCCGAACTGCGATCACTTTTATGTTGGCGCGGAGGAGAAAGTTTCGAAGATTGTGACGGAGTGGCTGAAGAAAACGCTAGAATAA
- a CDS encoding DUF2442 domain-containing protein codes for MSTSAVEIEIPFVENVAVSDDTLTVDLSDGRSLSVPLAWFPRLAHASLAERKHWRLIGRGVGIHWEDIDEDISVEGLIAGRASGESQASLSKWLGKRSSRPTTRTTRSRRKASRAG; via the coding sequence ATGAGTACTTCGGCAGTCGAAATTGAAATTCCCTTTGTTGAAAACGTTGCCGTATCGGACGACACGCTAACTGTGGACCTAAGCGATGGACGAAGTCTCTCCGTTCCGCTCGCATGGTTCCCGCGCTTAGCGCACGCGTCATTAGCAGAACGAAAGCATTGGCGTTTAATCGGCCGAGGCGTCGGTATTCATTGGGAGGATATCGACGAGGATATCAGTGTTGAAGGTCTGATAGCAGGGAGGGCGTCGGGAGAAAGCCAGGCGTCACTCAGCAAGTGGCTCGGGAAGCGTTCATCGCGGCCAACGACACGTACAACAAGGTCTCGCCGAAAGGCGTCGCGCGCCGGTTAG
- a CDS encoding DUF4160 domain-containing protein gives MPTILRVGPYRFFFYAGDRDEPRHVHIERDDRIAKFWLEPIRLQTSGGLSRVEIARIERLVSEHREVLMEVWDEYFGSRN, from the coding sequence ATGCCAACGATCTTAAGGGTCGGCCCTTATCGATTCTTTTTCTATGCAGGCGATCGTGACGAGCCGCGGCATGTGCACATCGAGCGAGACGATCGGATCGCGAAATTTTGGCTCGAGCCAATTCGGCTGCAAACTAGCGGTGGTTTGTCACGCGTAGAGATTGCGCGAATTGAAAGATTGGTGAGCGAGCACCGAGAGGTTTTGATGGAGGTTTGGGATGAGTACTTCGGCAGTCGAAATTGA
- a CDS encoding ABC transporter substrate-binding protein: MHIGFAFLSQILARRTSCASPAPVWIIQERGLLKKYNISAEIIQINASPAALQAMVAGDVDLNVTGVTNLVSARLAGIDVVMLMAVMPTFPNQLVALKSINSVQELRGKSGGINRFGASTDLGIRLVLRRFGLDPEKDVKLISVGGTAQAVAAMAKGLIQFGISTEPFVREAEKVGFKTLIDVGALKIPFHWAGVLSREVTIKARRPVFARFVRAMTEAIQIYKTEKEWTKAVIGKYLRTNDAENLERTYNSPRPLFPEVPQPTVDGVKTLLDDLTGKTPKAGEANPKEFVDGSFVEEMERSGFIKQLYRK, encoded by the coding sequence TTGCATATTGGGTTTGCTTTTTTGTCGCAGATCCTAGCGCGCAGGACAAGCTGCGCATCGCCTGCGCCGGTGTGGATCATTCAGGAACGCGGCCTGCTCAAGAAATATAATATCAGCGCGGAAATAATTCAGATCAATGCCAGTCCGGCGGCGTTGCAAGCGATGGTCGCCGGCGATGTCGATTTGAACGTCACAGGCGTGACCAATCTGGTCAGCGCGCGGCTCGCCGGAATTGACGTGGTGATGTTGATGGCGGTGATGCCGACGTTTCCTAATCAGCTGGTGGCGTTGAAATCGATTAACTCAGTACAGGAGCTTAGAGGTAAGAGCGGCGGTATCAATCGTTTCGGCGCCTCCACCGATTTAGGAATTCGCCTGGTGCTGCGTCGCTTCGGCCTCGATCCGGAGAAGGACGTGAAGCTCATCTCCGTCGGCGGCACGGCGCAAGCGGTTGCCGCCATGGCAAAAGGTTTGATCCAGTTCGGTATCTCCACAGAACCTTTCGTCCGCGAAGCCGAGAAGGTCGGTTTCAAAACTCTTATCGACGTTGGCGCGTTGAAAATTCCATTTCATTGGGCCGGCGTGCTGTCGCGCGAAGTAACGATCAAAGCGCGGCGCCCGGTGTTCGCCCGCTTCGTGCGCGCGATGACCGAAGCGATTCAAATTTATAAAACTGAAAAAGAATGGACCAAAGCCGTCATTGGCAAATACCTGCGCACCAACGACGCCGAAAATCTCGAACGCACCTACAACAGCCCCCGCCCGCTGTTCCCCGAAGTGCCGCAACCAACGGTGGATGGAGTGAAGACCTTGCTCGACGATCTCACAGGAAAAACTCCCAAAGCTGGTGAGGCGAATCCGAAAGAATTTGTCGATGGGAGTTTTGTCGAGGAGATGGAACGGTCGGGGTTTATCAAGCAGCTTTATCGGAAATAG